A DNA window from Aspergillus nidulans FGSC A4 chromosome V contains the following coding sequences:
- a CDS encoding ubiquinone-binding COQ10-like protein (transcript_id=CADANIAT00003136), with amino-acid sequence MNHLLAPRSIFYLNSKVPTIRPEILRCRLFCYTSRLQGLPQQPSYRQSYNPQFQSRIEKRTFLSSFIPSPPQASNNGDGNGNNKARILTASRTLPYPPSPLFNVISSVESYAEFLPFLTASTVTARDPETRYPTQAYLTVGYGPLSETFTSKVDCNRESWVVEARSGERFGIFEYLSTRWELVPETASEGGDARTTVNLEIRFEFKSQLYASMMSAVEGQMAGIMIEAFEKRIREVHGR; translated from the exons ATGAACCACCTGCTTGCACCACGGTCTATTTTCTACCTAAATTCAAAAGTGCCTACGATACGGCCAGAAATCTTACGATGTCGCCTCTTTTGCTACAcctccaggcttcaaggGTTACCGCAACAACCCTCTTATAGACAAAGTTATAACCCTCAATTTCAGTCTCGAATTGAAAAACGAACTTTTTTGTCGTCATTTATCCCTTCTCCGCCCCAAGCTTCTAACAATGGGGACGGAAATGGCAACAACAAAGCCCGCATCCTGACAGCCTCCCGCACACTTCCCTACCCGCCATCCCCCTTATTCAACGTAATATCCTCCGTTGAATCCTACGCCGAgttcctccccttcctcacCGCGTCCACTGTTACGGCCCGTGACCCCGAGACACGGTATCCGACGCAGGCGTATCTCACAGTCGGATATGGGCCTCTTAGCGAGACGTTTACGTCGAAGGTTGACTGTAATCGGGAGAGTTGGGTTGTTGAGGCGCGGAGCGGGGAAAGGTTT GGGATCTTCGAGTATCTGAGCACGAGGTGGGAGTTGGTTCCGGAGACTGCTTCTGAGGGGGGAGACGCGAGGACCACGGTTAATCTGGAGATCCGGTTTGAGTTTAAGAGTCAGTTGTATGCGAGTATGATGAGTGCAGTGGAAGGGCAGATGGCGGGGATTATGATCGAGGCATTCGAAAAGAGGATTAGAGAAGTGCATGGGAGGTGA
- the sod4 gene encoding mitochondrial 37S ribosomal protein mS42 (transcript_id=CADANIAT00003137) has protein sequence MLNRLLRPQASLRAASCISQKPISAALPRFQTRGVHNVPNLVHNAYFQKHGIPEFLSPEAYDFSWTQYQGLMVDKLNLLTQDTVDADLKPGDLLVKYSRRPEMASVFNYASMAHNNHFFFNCLSPTPTQIPETFANEISKSCSSVESLKLDFLATANAMFGPGFVWLAKNLEREGMMHIFCTYNAGSPYPAAHARRQPVDMATHTPDTALGNQYAGAMGAHSTNQKNIAPGAVDVQPILCVNTWEHVWMMDYGIAGKAEYLERWWDRINWDVVVDNYNAVRAKSSHRVAKDGRNLHHL, from the exons ATGCTCAATCGACTCCTCCGGCCGCAGGCCTCGCTGAGGGCTGCCTCATGCATCTCCCAA AAGCCCATCTCCGCCGCTCTCCCACGCTTCCAGACTCGAGGAGTGCACAATGTTCCCAACCTAGTGCACAACGCATACTTCCAAAAACATGGCATTCCAGAATTCCTATCTCCAGAGGCATACGACTTTTCCTGGACACAATATCAGGGGCTCATGGTTGATAAACTGAACTTGTTGACACAGG ATACCGTTGATGCGGATttgaagcctggagattTGCTGGTCAAGTACTCCCGTCGTCCAGAAATGGCTTCGGTTTTCAACTACGCCTCGATGGCCCACAACaaccacttcttcttcaactgCCTT TCTCCTACTCCCACCCAGATTCCCGAAACCTTCGCGAACGAGATCAGCAAATCCTGCTCGTCCGTCGAATCCCTCAAGCTCGACTTCCTCGCGACGGCAAACGCCATGTTCGGCCCAGGTTTCGTCTGGCTCGCTAAGAACCTGGAACGCGAGGGTATGATGCACATTTTCTGCACCTACAATGCTGGGTCCCCCTACCCGGCCGCCCACGCGCGCCGCCAGCCCGTCGACATGGCCACGCACACGCCCGACACCGCCCTCGGCAACCAGTACGCCGGCGCGATGGGCGCCCACTCGACTAACCAGAAGAACATCGCTCCCGGTGCCGTGGATGTCCAGCCCATTCTCTGCGTTAACACGTGGGAGCACGTGTGGATGATGGATTATGGTATTGCAGGCAAGGCGGAGTACTTGGAGCGATGGTGGGACCGGATCAACTGGGATGTGGTCGTTGACAACTACAACGCCGTCCGCGCGAAGAGTAGCCACCGAGTTGCAAAGGACGGCCGTAACCTGCACCACCTCTAG
- a CDS encoding uncharacterized protein (transcript_id=CADANIAT00003138), giving the protein MARSFTCHVSLRKSIVMLLTILSANVSAKHQLLHPKRANSCPDSSRKCSVVGVSENFCCSSSSTCIALDGGSSVICCPEGQDCSYIQPITCDVTKQNATLHPNNVIKTTRLDDDLPTCGNACCPFGYTCQGSFCAMDDTASSSASTSSSTSTSTRSPTASTSTTTTAESSAESTASSTTSSTESSTTAEATTDSALTIADDLSTVTVEDSTPSTPVPTPTLSQYSTTSSGNLSAANAQSSCPSFPTNAILAGFFPGAVFGAVAALLITVCIRRHRHSNPPPGEKVAQNTFRKSTGTLIGISEPIPSHESSFRTDFLLSTNSKRNSESSRSVLSRSRSRVKSLFSTPQKPQHVASEGNIPAVPPVPAILSLPVTPPQQRQPSRQPSTESIRVYTPPGVFTNAPSLNPSPYPADQRPNTTLTEILDRVQTSVQAEPASASGANSKTDSTATNNASQRFLLPPPQQLGRRKQLPY; this is encoded by the coding sequence ATGGCAAGGTCTTTTACCTGCCACGTTTCTCTGAGAAAGTCGATTGTGATGCTTTTGACAATATTGAGTGCAAACGTATCGGCAAAACATCAGCTACTACATCCCAAACGTGCAAACAGCTGTCCTGATTCCTCGCGGAAATGTAGTGTTGTCGGTGTGTCGGAAAACTTCTGttgctcctcttcgtcgacgTGCATTGCCTTGGATGGTGGAAGCTCGGTCATCTGCTGCCCAGAAGGCCAGGACTGTTCCTATATCCAGCCCATCACCTGCGACGTAACGAAACAAAACGCCACTCTTCATCCGAACAATGTCATCAAGACCACACGGCTGGATGATGACCTGCCTACGTGCGGAAACGCGTGCTGCCCGTTTGGATATACTTGTCAAGGCAGCTTCTGCGCCATGGATGATACCGCTTCATCATCCGCTtccacctcctcttccacctctaCTTCAACTCGGAGTCCGACTGCCTCGACCTCTACAACCACCACAGCAGAGTCCTCAGCAGagtcaacagcatcctccacaaCGTCATCCACAGAATCATCCACTACTGCTGAAGCGACAACTGACTCTGCTCTTACAATTGCGGACGACTTGTCAACAGTAACAGTCGAGGACTCAACACCGAGCACTCCAGTACCAACACCAACGCTTTCGCAGTATTCCACTACTTCAAGCGGAAACCTATCCGCCGCCAACGCCCAATCATCCTGCCCCTCATTTCCAACCAACGCAATCCTGGCAGGCTTCTTCCCTGGTGCCGTATTCGGTGCCGTGGCCGCTCTCCTTATAACAGTCTGCATCCGTCGGCACCGGCATAGCAACCCTCCACCCGGCGAAAAGGTGGCACAAAACACCTTCCGCAAATCTACGGGAACGCTCATTGGCATATCCGAGCCTATCCCGTCGCACGAGAGCTCCTTCCGTACAGATTTTCTCCTAAGCACGAATTCCAAGCGCAACTCTGAGAGCTCCCGCTCCGTTCTCTCTCGCAGCAGGTCCCGCGTGAAGAGCCTATTTAGCACTCCCCAAAAGCCGCAACACGTAGCTTCAGAGGGCAATATACCAGCTGTGCCACCTGTTCCAGCTATCCTCTCTTTACCAGTTACTCCACCCCAGCAGCGGCAACCTAGTCGCCAGCCCAGTACAGAAAGTATCCGGGTATACACACCTCCTGGCGTATTCACGAACGCACCGTCCCTTAATCCGTCTCCGTATCCAGCTGATCAGCGGCCCAATACGACACTGACTGAGATTCTGGATCGGGTGCAAACGTCAGTGCAAGCTGAGCCCGCGTCTGCGAGCGGTGCGAACAGCAAGACCGATAGCACGGCCACAAACAATGCATCACAGCGCTTTCTCCTCCCGCCCCCCCAGCAACTGGGGCGGAGGAAACAGTTACCTTACTGA
- the PIG-S gene encoding GPI-anchor transamidase GPI17 (transcript_id=CADANIAT00003139) produces the protein MSIKQEDSGSLQPEMTSKLSASTLPPPEKPSAIQTRSKVVAAFWAVILFLGFPIWWKTTSIYRAELPIQEMLDWAGGKSCRPVFPLEIRFETPSLPDVEAQQLLRITQHTLDDLNEFTAHHLRLKLAEDEAEQTTQKADTALTVRLQAQGDLTGPRSELRTDTTMLDIFYPPSQIPPPSSPNSPLASFIAAELQHLFSEEKAIMSHILSNNAIGNYAVSTPNSLAHQISPQLAESITKRLRRSMKYAETYHLAFSLFTPGPAPSSWDIESAVQGYISPIVQALSPISNFTVDTQVQLYATFSPTTPVPEYDETQGVWTLKEENLSAFINAAEWPLNPSIGSGPTINFILYVPAPSQSPLLVQESKATSWIIPQWGGVFILNPPLSTTDGSAQSNPPHLPRDALRAPFLTFSHQLLSLLGTPSTPPSLPFRLQTLIRIRAATVLLSASSTMGSLARLTESLPSIPIPATVASSVATTLSHLSSSCESLQNGQFQAALASARVAEAEAERSFFEKSMVGQMYFPDEHKVAVYLPLLGPIGVPLVLGLLKEVKRVVTGWKARRQGVVS, from the exons ATGAGCATAAAGCAAGAAGACTCTGGGTCTTTGCAGCCTGAGATGACATCCAAACTCTCCGCTTCAACCCTCCCCCCTCCGGAGAAGCCCAGCGCCATACAGACTCGGTCTAAGGTTGTGGCCGCCTTTTGGGCCGTGATCCTTTTTCTGGGCTTCCCGATATGGTGGAAGACGACGTCTATCTATCGTGCCGAATTGCCCATCCAAGAGATGCTCGACTGGGCTGGCGGAAAG AGTTGCCGCCCTGTGTTCCCGCTGGAGATCCGATTTGAGACTCCATCTCTACCAGACGTTGAAGCGCAGCAGCTTCTCCGGATCACTCAACATACCCTAGACGATTTAAACGAGTTCACCGCGCACCATCTACGCTTGAAGCTGGCCGAAGATGAGGCAGAGCAGACAACCCAGAAGGCTGATACGGCGCTGACGGTTCGTCTGCAGGCGCAGGGTGATTTAACAGGCCCTCGCTCAGAGCTTCGCACAGACACAACTATGCTTGATATCTTCTATCCGCCGAGCCAAATCCCACCCCCTTCTTCACCCAACTCGCCTCTCGCGTCTTTTATCGCCGCGGAATTGCAGCATTTATTTTCAGAGGAGAAAGCGATCATGTCACACATATTGTCGAATAATGCAATTGGCAACTACGCCGTCTCTACGCCAAACAGTCTGGCGCACCAGATTTCCCCACAGCTCGCGGAGAGTATCACGAAGCGGCTAAGACGGTCGATGAAATATGCAGAGACGTACCACCTTGCGTTCTCTCTATTTACTCCAGGGCCTGCGCCCTCCTCTTGGGATATCGAATCCGCCGTCCAGGGATACATCTCTCCTATTGTTCAGGCATTGTCCCCCATCAGCAATTTCACTGTAGACACCCAAGTCCAGCTTTACGCAACTTTCTCGCCTACGACACCTGTTCCTGAGTACGACGAGACACAAGGAGTTTGGACTCTTAAGGAAGAAAACCTTAGCGCCTTTATCAACGCTGCTGAATGGCCGTTAAACCCCAGCATCGGAAGTGGCCCAACAATAAACTTCATCCTCTACGTGCCCGCCCCCTCGCAGTCTCCATTGCTCGTCCAAGAGAGCAAAGCTACTAGCTGGATCATCCCTCAATGGGGCGGCGTCTTTATCCTCAATCCCCCTCTCTCAACAACTGACGGCTCAGCCCAGTCCAACCCACCGCACCTCCCCCGTGACGCCCTCCGCGCCCCCTTCCTCACCTTCTCCcaccagctcctcagccttctcggCACCCCCTCAACACCGCCCTCCCTCCCCTTCCGCCTTCAGACCCTCATCCGCATTCGCGCCGCAACAGTcctcctctccgcctcctcaacaatGGGCTCCCTCGCCCGTCTAACAGAGTCACTCCCGTCTATTCCCATCCCCGCAACAGTCGCGTCCTCTGTCGCAACAACGCTTTCCCATCTCTCGTCTTCATGCGAAAGCCTACAGAATGGACAGTTTCAGGCTGCGTTGGCTAGTGCCCGTgttgcggaggcggaggccGAAAGGAGCTTCTTTGAGAAGAGTATGGTTGGTCAGATGTACTTTCCGGATGAGCATAAGGTGGCAGTTTATTTGCCGCTATTGGGGCCCATTGGGGTCCCACTGGTACTGGGGCTGTTGAAGGAGGTTAAGAGGGTAGTTACGGGGTGGAAGGCTAGGAGGCAAGGGGTTGTTTCGTGA
- a CDS encoding uncharacterized protein (transcript_id=CADANIAT00003140): MAGTAIRDIISDPSLLPVLNTAAETRDLCHKLLSLLDPSGAADQLSESPQSVQKHLFALLAQLRGQNRDAIFRVRETKQRTAEARQEIDRLHLQLQNLYYEQRHLTGEIAACQSYDHKYRSLPLIPVEEFLELHPEHRESDEHELMVARINHEHAEREKLEQARQELLKRKQALITENNKRKEDLASLDQDLEKFIDAAKPIQKLFEKEY; encoded by the exons ATGGCTGGTACTGCTATCAGAGATATCATTTCCGACCCCTCATTGTTGCCCGTCTTGAACACTGCCGCCGAGACTCGGGATCTCTGTCACAAGCTATTGTCATTGCTGGACCCGTCAGGCGCCGCCGACCAGCTCTCCGAATCGCCACAGTCGGTGCAAAAGCACCTGtttgctcttcttgctcagcTCCGAGGTCAGAATCGTGATGCAATTTTCCGAGTTCGAGAAACAAAGCAGCGTACTGCGGAGGCCCGGCAGGAGATCGATCGGCTACATCTGCAACTTCAAAACCTGTATTACGAGCAGCGACACCTGACAGGGGAAATTGCCGCTTGCCAGTCTTATGA TCATAAGTACCGGTCGCTTCCTCTAATACCGGTGGAGGAATTCCTGGAGCTGCACCCCGAGCACCGAGAGTCAGATGAGCACGAATTGATGGTTGCGCGGATAAACCACGAGCATGCGGAGCGAGAGAAGCTTGAGCAGGCCCGACAGGAACTTCTTAAGCGCAAACAAGCTCTAATTACAGAGAATAACAAACGGAAGGAGGACCTAGCCAGTCTCGATCAGGATCTCGAGAAGTTCATCGAT GCTGCGAAACCCATTCAGAAACTTTTTGAGAAGGAGTACTAA
- a CDS encoding protein gprP (transcript_id=CADANIAT00003141), with product MACSTGSVTIESYLDTAVSSATPSEETALLRDRKRRHSFHTARKLSCDYDADAIFLRVELFLAELERRLHWIEQYRKSHMVQIDTSLRRAYATLEAVRDSCSHASGELMGSGKKRAKILVETLESRYNDALATKETLEQKAQAGVRLMESFLTELESRADAVRDRGVYGALDDGWKAVDSTLVQAREVMDEGIERARQVKDALRENIDHAIMLAKEKRLISYSDLPAPWRINPHILSGYRFHSSKVECLTSVFTFSNELVNIWSHLIGLIIVLSIAFYFYPLNPNFHLSTNSDTLVAAVFFFAACKCLVCSTLWHTMNSIADQPLMERFACVDYTGISLLVAASIVTTEYTAFYCEPTSRWVYILLTMSLGIGGVILPWHPTFNRADWAWVRVAFYVTLALTGFAPLAQLTYARGFSWCLYFYAPVMKSILVYFVGACVYASQIPERWKPGLFDYIGGSHNIWHLAVLGGILFHYLAMQDLFANAFQRAKGECPNLTS from the exons ATGGCTTGCTCTACTGGGTCTGTGACCATCGAGTCGTATCTCGATACCGCTGTCTCGTCAGCCACTCCGTCCGAGGAGACCGCTCTGCTTCGAGATCGCAAGCGAAGACATTCTTTCCATACGGCGAGAAAGTTGTCCTGCGATTATGATGCGGACGCTATTTTTCTAAGG GTCGAACTTTTCCTTGCGGAATTGGAGAGACGCCTTCACTGGATTGAACAATATCGCAAGTCGCACATGGTCCAGATCGACACTAGCCTACGCAGGGCCTATGCTACGCTGGAAGCTGTGAGAGATTCTTGCTCACACGCCTCGGGGGAGTTGATGGGCAGCGGCAAGAAGAGGGCTAAGATCTTGGTGGAAACCCTGGAAAGTCGTTACAACGATGCGTTGGCGACAAAGGAAACATTGGAGCAAAAGGCCCAAGCCGGCGTGCGTTTGATGGAATCTTTTTTGACGGAGTTGGAATCTCGCGCTGACGCCGTTCGGGATCGCGGTGTTTACGGAGCTTTGGACGATGGCTGGAAGGCAGTCGACTCGACGCTGGTTCAAGCAAGGGAGGTGATGGACGAGGGTATCGAACGGGCTCGCCAAGTCAAGGACGCCCTCCGCGAGAATATCGACCATGCTATTATGCTCGCCAAAGAGAAGCGCTTGATCAGCTACTCGGATCTACCGGCACCATGGCGGATAAACCCGCATATCCTCTCTGGATATCGATTCCACTCGTCTAAAGTGGAGTGCCTAACTTCGgttttcaccttctccaatGAGCTTGTCAACATCTGGTCGCACCTGATCggcctcatcatcgtcctctctATCGCCTTCTACTTCTATCCACTGAACCCTAATTTTCACCTAAGCACGAATTCCGACACGCTCGTCGCTGcggttttctttttcgccGCCTGCAAATGCCTGGTCTGCAGCACCTTATGGCACACAATGAACAGCATCGCCGATCAACCACTGATGGAGCGCTTCGCTTGTGTGGATTACACTGGCATCTCCCTCCTTGTCGCCGCGTCCATTGTAACCACCGAGTACACAGCGTTCTACTGCGAACCCACATCCCGCTGGGTCTACATTCTCCTTACTATGTCCTTAGGAATCGGCGGCGTCATCCTCCCCTGGCACCCAACCTTCAATCGCGCTGATTGGGCCTGGGTTCGCGTCGCCTTCTACGTCACTTTGGCCCTTACCGGATTTGCCCCCCTTGCCCAACTCACCTACGCGCGTGGCTTCTCGTGGTGTCTGTATTTCTACGCTCCCGTCATGAAGAGTATTCTCGTCTACTTCGTGGGTGCCTGCGTCTATGCCTCTCAAATCCCGGAACGCTGGAAGCCAGGTCTATTCGATTACATCGGCGGCAGCCACAACATCTGGCACCTTGCTGTTCTTGGCGGCATCCTATTCCACTACCTTGCCATGCAGGACCTCTTCGCCAACGCTTTCCAGCGCGCAAAGGGTGAATGCCCTAACCTCACCTCTTGA
- a CDS encoding chitin synthase export chaperone (transcript_id=CADANIAT00003143): MGSTQFGNFDDFCRDSTLPVCNLFVSSNQPPNEIYGGCALRGIGLSDGRYLANLGSILLAFIAILVSLVLIWRSDRKQAAVGRREMQLFLLGYIIIEICEIFSVGGFPLRNDVRKGFSAAHVAAITMTCWILLLNALVGFQFLDDGTPASIGLFLFSGLIFFIGTGYIALDTAFDWTGEFATNEGNGYRNIALYVLYQLFPLICLVAFFFLETFLVVRILGELRPMLYLSAAGLLFAIGQIFNYVISTHLCQATDGKINGALFETLFTLVSVVMVWIFWSSITEDDWPTPMSQPMPGYN, translated from the exons ATGGGTTCGACTCAGTTTGGGAATTTCGAC GATTTTTGTCGCGATTCCACGCTTCCAGTCTGCAAT CTCTTCGTTTCTTCCAATCAACCTCCTAATGAGATTTATGGCGGGTGCGCTCTTCGTGGAATTGGGCTCAGTGACGGCCGGTATCTTGCAAATCTTG GGTCTATATTGCTCGCGTTCATAGCTATTCTTGTTTCATTGGTTCTGATATGGCGCTCGGACCGGAAACAAGCGGCGGTTGGCCGAAG AGAAatgcagctcttcttgctgggatACATTATCATCGAGATTTGCGAGATCTTCTCCGTGGGCGGCTTTCCCCTCAGAAATGATGTCCGAAAG GGCTTTTCGGCTGCTCACGTCGCTGCGATCACTATGACATGTTGGATCCTCCTCTTGAATGCGCTAGTCGGTTTCCAATTCCTCGATGATGGAACTCCTGCTTCAATCGgtcttttcttgttttccGGTTTGATTTTCTTCATTGGTACGGGATACATTGCCCTGGACACAGCTTTCGATTGGACGGGCGAGTTTGCGACAAACGAAGGCAACGGCTATCGGAATATCGCCCTTTATGTACTTTACCAGCTCTTCCCCCTCATCTGTCTGGTCGcgttcttctttctggaaaCGTTCCTCGTCGTCCGTATCCTGGGCGAGCTTCGCCCAATGC TGTATCTCTCCGCAGCCGGTCTGCTGTTCGCCATCGGACAAATATTCAACTATGTCATCAGCACTCACCTCTGCCAGGCCACAGACGGAAAGATCAACGGCGCCCTGTTCGAGACGCTCTTCACCCTGGTCTCAGTTGTCATGgtctggatcttctggaGTAGCATCACAGAAGACGACTGGCCGACGCCAATGTCACAGCCAATGCCGGGATACAACTAG
- a CDS encoding uncharacterized protein (transcript_id=CADANIAT00003144) → MFCLRSWLPLLFIPTNASPLFLISFVTLTYILHRPCIYCSALLVILFASTCNWSDRCFLNLRADWFAPRYTPYDAPAQGAESESLAGYIFETLNSTAKTLAGAAVDETQRRLSGGYQGASEASEELTGFGLEWLRSLIGRREWTLPCVDVKVRI, encoded by the exons ATGTTCTGCCTTAGGAG CTGGCTCCCCCTGCTCTTCATCCCAACCAACGCCTCCCCGCTCTTCCTCATTTCCTTCGTTACCCTTACCTATATTCTCCACCGACCGTGTATTTACTGCTCCGCGCTgctcgtcatcctctttgCCTCAACCTGCAACTGGTCCGACCGATGCTTCCTCAACCTTCGCGCTGACTGGTTCGCCCCCCGGTATACGCCCTACGATGCCCCCGCCCAAGGCGCGGAAAGCGAGTCACTAGCAGGATACATTTTTGAAACCCTGAATAGCACTGCAAAAACTCTTGCGGGTGCGGCCGTTGACGAGACGCAAAGACGGCTGTCTGGAGGTTACCAGGGCGCTTCGGAGGCGTCGGAGGAATTGACGGGCTTTGGACTGGAGTGGTTGAGGAGTCTAATTGGGAGGCGGGAATGGACGCTGCCTTGCGTTGATGTCAAGGTGCGGATATAA